In Nocardioides dokdonensis FR1436, the following are encoded in one genomic region:
- a CDS encoding YggT family protein, translated as MQVAGSIIYIILTIFWIFLWVRFVVDWVMVFARSWSPRGPVLVLLEAVYSVTDPPIKALRRVVPPLRLGSIALDLSFLIVFISVWILRTVVLQTMM; from the coding sequence GTGCAGGTCGCCGGTTCGATCATCTACATCATCCTGACGATCTTCTGGATCTTCTTGTGGGTCCGGTTCGTCGTCGACTGGGTGATGGTCTTCGCACGCTCCTGGTCCCCGCGCGGGCCGGTGTTGGTGCTGCTGGAGGCCGTCTACTCGGTCACCGACCCACCCATCAAGGCGCTGCGACGCGTCGTACCGCCGCTGCGGCTGGGCAGCATCGCCCTGGACCTCAGCTTCCTGATCGTCTTCATCAGCGTCTGGATCCTGCGCACCGTGGTGCTCCAGACGATGATGTGA
- a CDS encoding cell division protein SepF has translation MSGAMRRIGEYLGLVEDTGRYDGEHGEYDPSDDHTSETRPVAAAGPSRHERAREVRPAPVADLAERRRPAPGPTGVVAELSRITTLHPSTYNEARTVGENFREGVPVIMNLSEMNDADAKRLVDFAAGLVFATRGTIERVTNKVFLLSPANVTVAAEDKERIAEGGFFNQS, from the coding sequence ATGAGCGGCGCGATGCGCAGGATCGGCGAGTACCTCGGCCTCGTCGAGGACACCGGCCGGTACGACGGCGAGCACGGCGAGTACGACCCGAGCGACGACCACACCTCCGAGACCCGTCCCGTGGCCGCCGCCGGCCCTTCCCGACACGAGCGGGCGCGCGAGGTGCGCCCCGCCCCCGTGGCTGACCTCGCCGAGCGCCGTCGTCCGGCGCCCGGCCCGACCGGAGTGGTGGCTGAGCTGTCCCGCATCACGACCCTGCACCCCAGCACCTACAACGAGGCCCGCACCGTGGGGGAGAACTTCCGCGAGGGCGTGCCGGTCATCATGAACCTGTCCGAGATGAACGACGCGGACGCCAAGCGCCTCGTCGACTTCGCAGCCGGGCTGGTGTTTGCGACGCGTGGCACCATCGAGCGCGTCACCAACAAGGTCTTCCTTCTCTCGCCCGCGAACGTCACCGTGGCGGCCGAGGACAAGGAGCGCATCGCTGAGGGTGGCTTCTTCAACCAGAGCTGA
- a CDS encoding DivIVA domain-containing protein, whose amino-acid sequence MPLTPEDVSNKRFTPVRLREGYDMGEVDQFLDEVEAELARLTKENQDLRAQIASAQTGGDTGQQAAVPAAPAPAPEKAPERAPEPVAAPEPTPVPVAAAAPAETIRVETVPQASNAAARLLEIATRNADELVDEAKNDADKIIGEARTKAERLETESKSKADRLEADARTRAQMLDSETAERRQQMFGDLERERDKLSSEVENLRSFEREYRSRLKSYFTQQLEALAGSADATDAEETPQPKRLRSILGEDEG is encoded by the coding sequence ATGCCGTTGACACCCGAGGACGTGAGCAACAAGCGCTTCACTCCGGTCCGACTCCGTGAGGGGTACGACATGGGGGAGGTCGACCAGTTCCTGGACGAGGTCGAGGCCGAGCTTGCTCGTCTGACCAAGGAGAACCAGGACCTGCGTGCTCAGATCGCGTCGGCCCAGACCGGTGGCGACACCGGACAGCAGGCCGCTGTGCCGGCTGCTCCGGCCCCGGCGCCGGAGAAGGCCCCCGAGCGCGCTCCGGAGCCGGTTGCTGCTCCCGAGCCCACCCCGGTGCCCGTGGCTGCTGCCGCTCCGGCAGAGACGATCCGCGTCGAGACGGTCCCGCAGGCGTCCAACGCTGCGGCGCGTCTCCTCGAGATCGCCACGCGCAACGCCGACGAGCTCGTCGACGAGGCCAAGAACGACGCCGACAAGATCATCGGCGAGGCCCGCACCAAGGCCGAGCGGCTCGAGACCGAGTCGAAGTCGAAGGCGGACCGCCTCGAGGCCGACGCCCGCACCCGGGCCCAGATGCTCGACTCCGAGACCGCCGAGCGTCGCCAGCAGATGTTCGGTGACCTCGAGCGCGAGCGCGACAAGCTCAGCAGCGAGGTCGAGAACCTGCGCTCGTTCGAGCGCGAGTACCGCTCGCGCCTCAAGAGCTACTTCACCCAGCAGCTCGAGGCGCTCGCCGGCTCCGCCGATGCCACGGACGCGGAGGAGACCCCGCAGCCCAAGCGACTGCGTTCGATCCTCGGCGAGGACGAGGGCTGA
- the ftsZ gene encoding cell division protein FtsZ codes for MAAAQNYLAIIKVVGIGGGGVNAVNRMIEVGLKGVEFIAINTDAQALLMSDADVKLDIGRELTRGLGAGANPEVGARAAEDHADEIEEVIKGADMVFVTAGEGGGTGTGGAPVVARIARSLGALTIGVVTRPFSFEGRRRANSAEEGIAGLRDEVDTLIVIPNDRLLSISDRNVSVLDAFKQADQVLLQGVSGITDLITTPGLINLDFADVKSVMANAGSALMGIGSARGEDRSVAAAEMAVSSPLLEASIDGAHGVLLSIAGGSDLGLFEINEAAALVAQAVHAEANIIFGATIDDALGDEVRVTVIAAGFDGGTPKRRDEGTVLRREPREQQSQEQTREAARTVSTRRDEPARAEVGARQGSASSERPAPTFAPSVPQNQQNQQNQQDQPQRTQQTQQAPRPAPRQVHFDDDELDVPDFLK; via the coding sequence ATCGGCGGCGGTGGTGTCAACGCCGTCAACCGGATGATCGAGGTCGGCCTCAAGGGCGTCGAGTTCATCGCGATCAACACCGACGCCCAGGCGCTGCTGATGAGCGACGCCGACGTGAAGCTCGACATCGGCCGCGAGCTCACCCGCGGTCTCGGCGCCGGCGCGAACCCCGAGGTGGGTGCCCGGGCGGCCGAGGACCACGCCGACGAGATCGAAGAGGTCATCAAGGGCGCCGACATGGTCTTCGTGACCGCCGGCGAGGGTGGCGGCACCGGCACCGGCGGCGCTCCCGTCGTGGCCCGGATCGCGCGCTCGCTCGGGGCGCTGACCATCGGAGTCGTCACCCGCCCGTTCTCCTTCGAGGGGCGCCGCAGGGCCAACTCCGCCGAGGAGGGCATCGCCGGGCTGCGCGACGAGGTCGACACCCTCATCGTGATCCCCAACGACCGGCTGCTCTCGATCAGCGACCGCAACGTCTCGGTCCTCGACGCCTTCAAGCAGGCCGACCAGGTCCTGCTGCAGGGTGTCTCGGGCATCACCGACCTGATCACGACGCCGGGCCTGATCAACCTCGACTTCGCCGACGTGAAGTCCGTGATGGCCAACGCCGGCTCGGCGCTGATGGGCATCGGCTCGGCCCGCGGCGAGGACCGCTCGGTCGCGGCCGCGGAGATGGCGGTCTCCTCGCCGCTGCTCGAGGCCAGCATCGACGGCGCGCACGGCGTGCTGCTCTCGATCGCCGGTGGCTCCGACCTCGGTCTCTTCGAGATCAACGAGGCCGCGGCGCTGGTCGCCCAGGCCGTGCACGCCGAGGCCAACATCATCTTCGGTGCCACCATCGACGACGCCCTGGGCGACGAGGTCCGGGTCACCGTCATCGCGGCCGGCTTCGACGGCGGCACGCCCAAGCGTCGCGACGAGGGCACCGTGCTTCGCCGCGAGCCGCGCGAGCAGCAGTCGCAGGAGCAGACCCGCGAGGCGGCGCGCACCGTGTCGACCCGTCGTGACGAGCCCGCTCGGGCCGAGGTCGGGGCCCGTCAGGGCTCCGCTTCCTCCGAGCGGCCCGCGCCCACCTTCGCCCCCTCGGTGCCCCAGAACCAGCAGAACCAGCAGAACCAGCAGGACCAGCCGCAGCGGACGCAGCAGACCCAGCAGGCCCCGCGGCCGGCTCCGCGTCAGGTGCACTTCGACGACGACGAGCTCGACGTGCCCGACTTCCTGAAGTAG
- the pgeF gene encoding peptidoglycan editing factor PgeF, with protein sequence MYSFRTTHGPVDLAFTDRYGGVSAAPFAELNLAIEGHDDPAATRRNVEVLMADFAPGDRLADLHQVHGCTVVGVDDDGPRQPGTPRPRADAIVTAEAGVTLMVRAADCVPVLLADPEAGVLGAAHAGRPGLAVGVVTATVARMRRLGAHDVTAWIGPHVCGGCYEVPEALQEEVAAIEPSSRATTTWGTPALDIGAGVRAQLERAGVTVLDGATRCTRESPDLYSFRRDGVRAGRLAGVVRRSP encoded by the coding sequence TTGTACTCCTTCCGCACCACCCACGGCCCCGTCGACCTGGCGTTCACCGACAGGTACGGCGGGGTCAGTGCCGCTCCGTTCGCGGAGCTGAACCTGGCCATCGAGGGTCACGACGACCCCGCCGCGACCCGACGCAACGTGGAGGTGCTGATGGCCGACTTCGCTCCGGGCGACCGGCTCGCCGACCTCCACCAGGTGCACGGGTGCACGGTGGTCGGTGTCGACGACGACGGTCCGCGCCAGCCCGGTACGCCGCGCCCGCGCGCCGACGCGATCGTCACCGCTGAGGCGGGCGTGACGCTCATGGTGCGCGCCGCCGACTGCGTGCCGGTCCTGCTCGCCGACCCCGAGGCCGGCGTCCTGGGCGCCGCGCACGCCGGCCGACCGGGTCTGGCGGTCGGCGTCGTCACCGCGACCGTGGCCCGGATGCGCCGCCTCGGTGCCCACGACGTCACGGCCTGGATCGGCCCGCACGTGTGCGGGGGGTGCTACGAGGTGCCGGAGGCGCTGCAGGAGGAGGTCGCGGCCATCGAGCCCTCGAGCCGGGCGACGACCACGTGGGGCACCCCCGCCCTCGACATCGGTGCCGGCGTCCGGGCCCAGCTGGAGCGCGCCGGGGTCACCGTGCTCGACGGCGCGACCCGGTGCACCCGGGAGTCCCCGGACCTGTACAGCTTCCGCCGCGACGGCGTACGCGCCGGCCGGCTGGCCGGGGTCGTGCGGAGGTCGCCATGA
- a CDS encoding RluA family pseudouridine synthase encodes MAGERVDAAMARLFGLSRTRAADLVSQGYVLLDGTAPGKSDRVFPGSLIEVSIPSTVDPLAVRPEIVEGIKIIHDDDSIVVIDKPVGVAVHPSPGWHGPTVVGHLAGAGFRIATGGASERQGIVQRLDVGTSGVMVICKSEHAYSLLKNAFRNRTVDKTYHAVVQGHPDPLEGTIDAPIGRHPKADYKFAVMADGRASVTHYETLEAHRFASLLEVHLETGRTHQIRVHMSALKHPCVGDLTYGADPVLAKRFGVERQWLHAMRLGFEHPDTGKQVEYESSYPDDLAASLETIRDAD; translated from the coding sequence ATGGCGGGGGAGCGCGTCGATGCCGCGATGGCGCGACTGTTCGGTCTCTCCCGGACCCGCGCTGCCGACCTCGTCTCCCAGGGGTACGTGCTCCTGGACGGAACCGCGCCGGGCAAGAGCGACCGGGTGTTCCCCGGCTCGCTGATCGAGGTGAGCATCCCCAGCACCGTCGACCCGCTGGCGGTGCGACCGGAGATCGTCGAGGGCATCAAGATCATCCACGACGACGACTCCATCGTCGTGATCGACAAGCCGGTCGGCGTGGCCGTGCACCCCTCACCGGGGTGGCACGGTCCGACCGTGGTCGGCCACCTCGCGGGCGCCGGCTTCCGGATCGCCACCGGGGGAGCCTCCGAGCGCCAGGGCATCGTCCAGCGCCTCGACGTCGGCACCTCGGGCGTGATGGTGATCTGCAAGTCCGAGCACGCCTACTCGCTGCTGAAGAACGCCTTCCGCAACCGCACGGTCGACAAGACCTACCACGCGGTCGTCCAGGGCCACCCGGACCCGCTGGAGGGCACCATCGACGCCCCGATCGGTCGCCACCCCAAGGCCGACTACAAGTTCGCGGTGATGGCCGACGGGCGAGCCTCGGTCACCCACTACGAGACGCTCGAGGCGCACCGCTTCGCCAGCCTGCTCGAGGTCCACCTCGAGACCGGGCGCACCCACCAGATCCGCGTCCACATGAGTGCCCTGAAGCACCCGTGCGTCGGCGACCTGACCTACGGCGCCGACCCGGTGCTGGCCAAGCGGTTCGGCGTCGAGCGGCAGTGGCTGCACGCCATGCGCCTCGGCTTCGAGCACCCCGACACCGGCAAGCAGGTGGAGTACGAGTCGTCGTACCCCGACGACCTGGCCGCGTCGCTCGAGACGATCCGCGATGCCGACTGA
- a CDS encoding GNAT family N-acetyltransferase yields MPTEATSDLLLRPADRDDLAAVADLHLQVRTAAVPAMPPVVYDAAFVREYVESWDLSTHELWLGERDGSLLGYAMVHDDWLHSLYVAPAEQGSGIGSALLDLAKGLRPGGFCLWVFESNEPARAFYRHHGLVDLETTDGSGNPERAPEVRMAWPGEDPLAFLRGLVDDVDAQLGDLLARRVALTRAIQPYRTTSGRDRGREAEIAREMARRAPVLGPERLARIVDVIVTESLDAGRG; encoded by the coding sequence ATGCCGACTGAGGCCACCAGCGACCTGCTCCTGCGCCCGGCCGATCGGGACGACCTCGCGGCCGTGGCCGACCTGCACCTGCAGGTCCGCACGGCAGCGGTCCCGGCGATGCCGCCGGTGGTCTACGACGCCGCGTTCGTCCGGGAGTACGTCGAGTCCTGGGACCTGAGCACCCACGAGCTGTGGCTGGGCGAGCGTGACGGGAGCCTGCTGGGCTACGCGATGGTCCACGACGACTGGTTGCACTCGCTGTACGTCGCTCCCGCGGAGCAGGGCAGCGGCATCGGATCGGCGCTGCTCGACCTGGCCAAGGGCCTGCGCCCCGGTGGCTTCTGCCTGTGGGTCTTCGAGTCCAACGAGCCGGCGCGTGCCTTCTACCGCCACCACGGCCTCGTCGACCTCGAGACCACCGACGGCTCGGGCAATCCCGAGCGGGCTCCCGAAGTCCGGATGGCCTGGCCGGGCGAGGATCCGCTGGCCTTCCTGCGTGGCCTGGTCGACGACGTCGACGCCCAGCTCGGCGACCTCCTGGCGCGCCGGGTGGCGCTGACCCGGGCCATCCAGCCGTACCGCACCACCTCCGGTCGCGACCGGGGCCGCGAGGCCGAGATCGCGCGCGAGATGGCGCGCCGGGCCCCGGTGCTGGGCCCCGAGCGGCTGGCCCGGATCGTCGACGTGATCGTCACCGAGAGCCTCGACGCCGGGCGGGGCTGA
- a CDS encoding YggS family pyridoxal phosphate-dependent enzyme, with product MTRREELEANLTRVRARIEAARAAAGRQDQVDLVVVTKFFPAADVRLLAELGVRRVGENRHQEAEAKAAECADLDLVWHYIGGLQSNKAAAVAGYAGVVESLDRLKLVRGLDRGAAERGTPLEVLVQVSLDPPGAGHRAGAEPDDVPALAEAVEASEHLRLRGLMAVAPLGEDPAAAFARLAEVRARLVQDHPHADRLSAGMSGDLDEAVAAGATHVRVGSAILGSRPAVR from the coding sequence ATGACCCGCCGTGAGGAGCTCGAGGCCAACCTGACCCGGGTGCGCGCGCGCATCGAGGCTGCCCGCGCCGCGGCGGGCCGTCAGGACCAGGTCGACCTCGTGGTCGTGACGAAGTTCTTCCCCGCCGCCGACGTGCGGCTCCTGGCCGAGCTGGGCGTGCGACGGGTGGGGGAGAACCGGCACCAGGAGGCGGAGGCGAAGGCCGCCGAGTGTGCCGACCTCGACCTCGTGTGGCACTACATCGGCGGGCTGCAGAGCAACAAGGCCGCCGCCGTCGCCGGCTACGCCGGGGTCGTGGAGTCCCTGGACCGCCTCAAGCTGGTGCGCGGGCTCGACCGCGGCGCCGCCGAGCGGGGGACCCCGCTCGAGGTGCTGGTCCAGGTCAGCCTCGACCCGCCCGGCGCCGGGCACCGCGCCGGCGCCGAGCCCGACGACGTACCCGCGCTGGCCGAGGCCGTCGAGGCCAGTGAGCACCTGCGCCTGCGCGGCCTGATGGCTGTCGCCCCGCTGGGCGAGGACCCGGCGGCGGCCTTCGCCCGGCTCGCCGAGGTGCGCGCGCGACTGGTCCAGGACCACCCCCATGCAGACCGGCTCTCAGCCGGGATGAGCGGCGACCTCGACGAGGCCGTCGCCGCCGGCGCGACACACGTGCGCGTCGGCTCCGCAATCCTCGGTTCGAGGCCTGCAGTCCGATAA
- a CDS encoding TraR/DksA family transcriptional regulator, whose product MARGTRTLTGQAVSAARRVIGRGARPDDAPAEEPAPATKPAPAKKAAPAKKAAPAKKAAAKKPVAAKKPAAAKKTPAKKASPAKKAAPAKKTPAKSAPASKAPERKAAPVTTTPAKKATPKAKTVKPSAGSLVVKDDEQDWTPAELDELLGELNQQREHSAGVVQDMEAQLDGLMRDSGDGAGQDQADVGATSFERDQEMSVLNIERDKVAQIDRALERIADGTYGECESCGQPIGKLRLMAFPRATLCMTCKQREERR is encoded by the coding sequence ATGGCTCGTGGAACACGTACGTTGACAGGTCAGGCGGTCTCCGCCGCGCGCCGCGTGATCGGTCGCGGGGCACGGCCGGACGACGCCCCGGCGGAGGAGCCGGCCCCCGCCACGAAGCCGGCCCCCGCCAAGAAGGCGGCACCGGCCAAGAAGGCGGCACCGGCCAAGAAGGCGGCTGCCAAGAAGCCCGTCGCGGCCAAGAAGCCCGCCGCGGCCAAGAAGACCCCTGCCAAGAAGGCCAGCCCGGCCAAGAAGGCCGCCCCGGCCAAGAAGACCCCTGCCAAGAGCGCCCCCGCCTCGAAGGCCCCGGAGAGGAAGGCAGCGCCCGTGACCACCACCCCCGCCAAGAAGGCGACCCCGAAGGCCAAGACCGTGAAGCCCAGCGCCGGCTCGCTGGTCGTCAAGGACGACGAGCAGGACTGGACCCCGGCCGAGCTCGACGAGCTGCTCGGCGAGCTCAACCAGCAGCGCGAGCACAGTGCGGGCGTGGTGCAGGACATGGAGGCGCAGCTCGACGGCCTCATGCGCGACTCCGGCGACGGCGCCGGGCAGGACCAGGCCGACGTCGGCGCCACCAGCTTCGAGCGCGACCAGGAGATGAGCGTGCTCAACATCGAGCGCGACAAGGTGGCCCAGATCGACCGAGCGCTCGAGCGCATCGCGGACGGCACCTACGGGGAGTGCGAGTCGTGCGGGCAGCCGATCGGCAAGTTGCGGTTGATGGCCTTCCCCCGTGCGACACTGTGCATGACATGCAAGCAGCGCGAGGAGCGGCGGTAG
- the lspA gene encoding signal peptidase II produces MQAARGAAVDPAATPDDRPSRRRTWSLFTLVALVVYAIDLGTKVLAVDRLSGEPDVPLVGDLLVLRLVKNPGAAFSTGTEYTVVLSVLSIVAACVVVVLSLRLRSRLWALGLGLLMAGVLGNLTDRIFRAPGPMRGHVIDFLMLPNWPVFNVADMAINGAAALILVQAFRGIRLDGTREGEHEHKTKKNTKEHE; encoded by the coding sequence ATGCAAGCAGCGCGAGGAGCGGCGGTAGACCCGGCCGCGACACCTGACGACCGGCCCTCCCGCCGTCGCACCTGGTCCCTCTTCACCCTGGTCGCGCTGGTCGTCTACGCGATCGACCTGGGCACGAAGGTGCTCGCCGTCGACCGCCTCTCGGGCGAGCCCGACGTCCCGCTCGTCGGTGACCTGCTGGTGCTGCGCCTGGTGAAGAACCCAGGCGCGGCCTTCAGCACCGGCACGGAGTACACCGTCGTGCTCAGCGTGCTCTCCATCGTCGCGGCCTGCGTCGTGGTGGTGCTCAGCCTTCGACTGCGCAGCCGCCTGTGGGCCCTCGGGCTGGGGCTGCTGATGGCCGGCGTGCTGGGCAACCTCACCGACCGCATCTTCCGGGCGCCGGGCCCCATGCGCGGTCATGTCATCGACTTCCTGATGCTGCCCAACTGGCCGGTCTTCAACGTCGCCGACATGGCGATCAACGGTGCTGCTGCGCTCATCCTGGTCCAGGCCTTCCGCGGGATCCGTCTCGACGGCACCCGCGAGGGCGAGCACGAACACAAGACGAAGAAGAACACGAAGGAGCACGAGTGA